The Cyclobacterium amurskyense genome contains the following window.
TCTTAGAGCATTGTTTTACTTTAATTTAGTACAGTTTTTTGGTGATATTCATCTTTCTCTGGATGAAACGGTGGGCGTTGAAATTGATGCCAACAGGACTCCAGCAAGTCAAATCTATACAGATGCTATTATTCCCGATTTGGAATTCGCTATTGATAATTTACCGGATAGCCAAAATGAATACGGCCGAGCCACCAAGCCTGCCGCTGAATTTCTCCTGGCAAAGGTTTACATGACCAGAGCTTATAAGACCTATGGAGCTGGCAATGCTGATGCTGCTGAAGCAGCAAGATTAATGGGAAATGTGATTGACAATTATGATTTCAGTTTACTGCCTGATTTTGCAGACCTATGGGACATCAATAATGAAAGAAATAGTGAGGTGATTTTTGCCATTCAAAACAACAAGAACCAGGTAGATGAAGGTTTGGATACCCAAGGCCATAGTGGCCACCTGTACTTTTTGATGGAATACGATATACTTCCTGGGATGGCTAGAGATACTGAAAATGGGAGGCCTTGGATCAGATTTCGACCCACTGAATTTTTATTGGGTTTATGGGATAGGGAATTCGATGCACGATACGATAAAACCTATAAACATGCCTGGATTTCCAATACCGAAAGTAGTATTCCGGTCTGGACCAGTGAAGATGCAAGCAAAGGCTATGTTTCTTCCGCTTTAGTTGGAACTAGGAAATTCTCAATTGGTGATACAGCCGTATTTATCCCAGGGCCTGGGAAGGATGAAATATGGACTGATGAGAAAAAAGGAAAAACGAGGTACCTGGTTTTTACTAACAATCAATACGATGAAAGATGGTATCCAACGCTAAATAAATGGATTGATCCTACAAGGCCCAACAGACAGCATACACCCGGACAAAGAAATCATCCATTAATGCGTCTTGCGGATGCCTACCTGATAAGAGCTGAAGCCAGAATTATGCAAAACGAACTGAGTGCTGCTGCCGAGGATATCAATACAGTTAGAAGAAGGGGAGCTTGGACAGGGAAGGAAGAAGCCATTGAAATTTCTCCTGAAGAGGCTACACTCGAATTTCTATTGGATGAGAGAGGAAGGGAACTTGTAGGTGAAGGTCACAGATGGTTTGACCTTACCCGTACTGGTAAACTTGTAGAAAGAGTAAGGGCCCATAATCCGGAAGGAAGAAACAACATTCAGGATTATCATATTCTTCGACCTATTCCTTTGGAACAAATTGATAGAACCAGTGGAGGTTACCAACAAAACTGTGGCTATATCGGGGCGGATTGTTAAGACCAATGGAAGTATTGATAAGCATATTATATCAACGCGATACCTGTCCTTTTAATTAATAAATACACTATTTCATCAACTTAATAAACCCAAAATAATCATGAAGAAACCAATTCGCTACCTTTTCCAAAAGGTACCTAAGACCTTGCTTATCGGAGGGTTTTTGCAATGTTTTGTCTCGGCAAACCTTCTGGCAGAAGGAAATCCTGATTTACTAGGGATTGCCTTAACGAACGCTGAATTTACCCACTCAATCGCGGAAAATATAAACCTGAAAAATGTTTCAGGAACAGTGAGTGACAGCGATGGTGAACCAGTTCCGGGAGCAACTGTAGTCATAGAAGGCTCGACTACTGGTACAGTAACAGATATTGATGGTAAGTTTAGCCTGGAGGTACCTGATAATGCCGTTCTTTTGATCTCTTTTATAGGTTATCAAACTCAAAGAATCAATCCTGGTAATCAAAGTAATCTTGCCATCACTTTGGTAGAAGACGCGACTTCCTTGGATGAAGTGGTGGTAGTGGGCTATGGTGTTCAGCAAAAAGTGAATCTCACTGGTGCTATTTCTACGGTTGACTTTGATGATGAATTGTCCAATCGACCATTGACCAATGCTTCACAAGCCTTAGGAGGTACCGCTTCCGGTGTTTGGGTAAGTCAAAATTCAGGCAAACCAGGCAGTGATGGTGCTCAGATTAGAGTAAGGGGATGGGGAACCCTAAACAATTCCAACCCCTTGATTATTATCGATGGTGTTGAAGGCACCTTTAGCCAGCTGAATCCAAATGATATCGAAAATATCTCTGTATTGAAAGATGCTGCAAGTGCAGCCATTTATGGATCTAAGGCGGCCAATGGAGTGGTTTTAGTGACTACCAGAATGGGGAAAAAGAACGAAGCGATGCAGGTGAATGTAAATTCCTATTTCGGGATTCAGTCCCTTGGTAGACGTTATGATGTAATCAATAACAGTGCTGAACACATGGAACTCACCAACACTGCATTATTGAATGAGGGGTCTACCCCACTTTTTTCAGAAAGTTTAATCTCAGCATTCAGGAATGGAACCGATCCTTATAAATACCCAAATACGGATTGGTTTAAGGTAATATTCAATACTGCCAATATTCAGGAACATAATGTTTCCATTAGAGGTGGTTCGGAACAATCTTCCTCGTTTATATCCTTCAATTACCTCAATCAAGAAGGGATGGTGCCTAACACGAGTTCAGAAAGGTATGGACTAAGGGCAAACATTTCTTCCAATGTCAAAGATTGGTTGACTGTAAGTGGACGGTTTAATTATATCCACAAAGACTCAGATGAACCTTATGCAGATGTCACTTATGGCTCTTTAGGTCGGGTATTTGAAATGCTAGGTGGTTCAGCGCCTTATATAGCTCCGTATACAAGAGATGGACGATTTGGGTCTGTTCAGGCGATTAGTGAAGATGGTAACTTATTGTTTGACAATAGAAATGCACTTATAGATGCTGCCAATGGGCTGACAAACACTGAGGAGAATATATTGACACTGAATTTAACTGCTGACATTAAATTAACCGATTACCTATCTTTTAAGACCACAGTTTCTTCCAATGGAAATTGGAACTTGATAGACAGGTACAATACCAGCGTTTTTGGGTACACGGATACAGGGATTGAAACCACCACAAGGAATTACAACAGGGAAGGCTTAGAAATCAATAGAACACAGATTTCCAGCATGCAAAACAACCTCTTCTCCACAATTAATTTCAACAAAGAATACAATGATATACATAGTATATCGGCTATTGGAGGGTTACAATTAGAGACCTTCAAGGTTCAAAACATGTTTTCAAGAAGGTCAGAACCTCCGAAAGAAGGCTTGACTCAGGTGGATGCAGGTACTTCAGGAATCCAGGGGGAAGGAAATATGAATGGTTTCCGCATATTCTCCTATTTTGGAAGAGCAAATTACACCCTGATGAGCAAGTATTTATTTGAAGCGAATGTTAGGGCTGATGCTTCTTCCAGGTTTAACAAAGCCAATCGTTGGGGCGTATTCCCAGGCTTCTCTGCAGGTTGGCGATTGTCTGAAGAAGATTTCATCAAAGATATTTCAGAGATTTCTAATCTGAAAGTCAGGGCTTCTTGGGGTCAGTTAGGAAACCAGAATATTTCAGGGTATTGGCCTTATTTAACAGTCATCGGTCAAAATAACAACCTTAGCTATAGCTATAATGGGAGTTTTTCTCCAGGAGCAGCAGTAACCGCTTTGGTAGATCAGAACATTACCTGGGAAACTTCGGCTTCTTTGGATATAGGTTTAGAGGTTGGTGTTTTAGATGACATGATTACACTGGAAGCTGACTATTTTCAGAAAACCACCAAGGATATTTTGGTTCAGCTACCTATTCCATCTGTAATGGGTGGTATTTCCTCACCCTATGAGAATGTTGGTGAAATGTCCAATAATGGAGTTGAATTCATACTCAATTACAACAATTTAAAATTTGATAGAGATCAATTGGGCTTTAATATGGGGCTGAACATGACTTATATCCAAAATGAAGTCACCAAATTCAGGGGAGGAGATTCTCCCGACCAATTGTATTTACTTAGGGAAGGGTATTCCTTTAGAACGCTATATGGCTACAATGCCATAGGCATTTATCAATCTGACGATGAAGCAAAGGAACACATGCATTCCAATCCATTTACACCGACAGCTGGGAATTTAAAATTTGAAGATTTAAATAACGATGGAAGGTTGAATTTTGAGGATAAGATGGGGCTTGGAAATACACTTCCAAAGTATACTTTCGGAATATCGTCGGGTTTTAAATACAAAGGTTTTGACTTAAATCTCTTGTTTCAGGGGATATTGGGTGTGAACATGTACACGCAGAACAATTTCACAGATCTTGATTGGGAAAACAGGATGATATCTACCCGATGGAGAGATGCATGGTCACCTGAGAACCCAGATTCAGAAAATCCAAGTTTGAAATTTAATAATCCATGGGATGGTTCCCAGTCCTCTTATTGGGTAAATGAAGTGGACTTCATAAAATTAAAGAATGTTCAATTGGGTTATTCTTTCCCACCTTCTGTTGCTGAAAAACTGGGAGTACAGAAAATTTATCTGTATGTAAATGGGCAAAATGTTTTCTCTATTGCAAGCAAAGGCTATGAAGGCTACGATCCGGAAAGAAAT
Protein-coding sequences here:
- a CDS encoding RagB/SusD family nutrient uptake outer membrane protein, yielding MKNKISLILILFSAVYCLSCEEYLEEELISGVSAGTYYTTASGFEAALAATYAEPKSFYGTERGFTMTVFGTDLHTNGRGGSHKMINYYDGAFSPAQSFVRDTWRDFYRGINQANAVINRSENVEGVTQEVKTTRIAEVRFLRALFYFNLVQFFGDIHLSLDETVGVEIDANRTPASQIYTDAIIPDLEFAIDNLPDSQNEYGRATKPAAEFLLAKVYMTRAYKTYGAGNADAAEAARLMGNVIDNYDFSLLPDFADLWDINNERNSEVIFAIQNNKNQVDEGLDTQGHSGHLYFLMEYDILPGMARDTENGRPWIRFRPTEFLLGLWDREFDARYDKTYKHAWISNTESSIPVWTSEDASKGYVSSALVGTRKFSIGDTAVFIPGPGKDEIWTDEKKGKTRYLVFTNNQYDERWYPTLNKWIDPTRPNRQHTPGQRNHPLMRLADAYLIRAEARIMQNELSAAAEDINTVRRRGAWTGKEEAIEISPEEATLEFLLDERGRELVGEGHRWFDLTRTGKLVERVRAHNPEGRNNIQDYHILRPIPLEQIDRTSGGYQQNCGYIGADC
- a CDS encoding SusC/RagA family TonB-linked outer membrane protein; its protein translation is MKKPIRYLFQKVPKTLLIGGFLQCFVSANLLAEGNPDLLGIALTNAEFTHSIAENINLKNVSGTVSDSDGEPVPGATVVIEGSTTGTVTDIDGKFSLEVPDNAVLLISFIGYQTQRINPGNQSNLAITLVEDATSLDEVVVVGYGVQQKVNLTGAISTVDFDDELSNRPLTNASQALGGTASGVWVSQNSGKPGSDGAQIRVRGWGTLNNSNPLIIIDGVEGTFSQLNPNDIENISVLKDAASAAIYGSKAANGVVLVTTRMGKKNEAMQVNVNSYFGIQSLGRRYDVINNSAEHMELTNTALLNEGSTPLFSESLISAFRNGTDPYKYPNTDWFKVIFNTANIQEHNVSIRGGSEQSSSFISFNYLNQEGMVPNTSSERYGLRANISSNVKDWLTVSGRFNYIHKDSDEPYADVTYGSLGRVFEMLGGSAPYIAPYTRDGRFGSVQAISEDGNLLFDNRNALIDAANGLTNTEENILTLNLTADIKLTDYLSFKTTVSSNGNWNLIDRYNTSVFGYTDTGIETTTRNYNREGLEINRTQISSMQNNLFSTINFNKEYNDIHSISAIGGLQLETFKVQNMFSRRSEPPKEGLTQVDAGTSGIQGEGNMNGFRIFSYFGRANYTLMSKYLFEANVRADASSRFNKANRWGVFPGFSAGWRLSEEDFIKDISEISNLKVRASWGQLGNQNISGYWPYLTVIGQNNNLSYSYNGSFSPGAAVTALVDQNITWETSASLDIGLEVGVLDDMITLEADYFQKTTKDILVQLPIPSVMGGISSPYENVGEMSNNGVEFILNYNNLKFDRDQLGFNMGLNMTYIQNEVTKFRGGDSPDQLYLLREGYSFRTLYGYNAIGIYQSDDEAKEHMHSNPFTPTAGNLKFEDLNNDGRLNFEDKMGLGNTLPKYTFGISSGFKYKGFDLNLLFQGILGVNMYTQNNFTDLDWENRMISTRWRDAWSPENPDSENPSLKFNNPWDGSQSSYWVNEVDFIKLKNVQLGYSFPPSVAEKLGVQKIYLYVNGQNVFSIASKGYEGYDPERNTFDAGYQLYPTPRILSAGINLNF